ggtggatccattgaggacTTTTactaaatccctgctttattctttaactctgtccaAGGCCAACCTTCACAGTGAGAGCCAAGAGAGAAACTGCTACCACCAATTCCTTTGGATGTTCAAGAACTTGGGAACAGAAGTCCAGGAGGATTAAAAGCCCAGCCAGTGATTTCCATGTGGTTCTGATtcccagagcagtgccaggctccaggagagctgctctggagcaccAAGGTTTGACCCACTGAAGCCTCTTGGCAGCATCCAACACATGGATTTTAACAGAAGGATGAGGCTGAACTATCCAATAATTTCACTAATTCAAATAATTCCAGCAAGAAATGGAATTTCCACCActcagctggggctcagggcagaGGAACAACAACTTCCAACCCCACAATAAACCCCCAACAATTCCTACTGCCACTTTCCCAGCTCAGGCCCATCCCAGGCTAAAATCCAAACCCCAGGCACTCCACgttctccctgtgctcaccttTCTTCCAGCTGAACCTGGTGTTGCCCAGGATCCAGTACTCGTGGTCGTCGAAGTGGATTTCGCCGTGGGGAGGGAAGAAGGCGTGGGCCAGCTCCCCCGTGGTGCCGTCGAAGCAGTGGTGGGTCAGGGACTCCAGGCAGTCTGTGTGGTTGATGGAGTAGAAACCtgtggggaaaagcagcagctggagggttTTCTGTgcccctgggggtcaggggaGACAGGGAAATCCTCAAAAATGTCTCAAAATGCTTCATCCAATTCTCAGACATAGCACTGTAGCACTCACCACCTTAAAACTGACTAAAAGACTGACAATCCCATTTGAGTAAATTAATAATTACCCcttcaacaacaaaaaaagtaagTGCTCTCAAAAAATTAGTCAAAAAACAATTGCAGAATAATCACATCAAACCAACAACCAATCCCTAAAATTCCTCACAAAAAATCTGTCATCCACAGAAATGTCGTCAGAAAACGTCATCCACAAAAAATCTCCATGAGAACATGAGAAAATGTGGATTCTTGTTCTGTGGCTTTCCCCACCTGTggattcttattcttattcttattcttattcttattcttattcttattcttattcttattcttattcttattcttattcttattcttattcttattcttattcttattcttattcttattcttattcttattcatCCTTATTCCTATCCTTATCCTTATTCTCCTGTAGTTTCCCCACTTGTGGGATCCCAGCTGCAGAATTTGAGGGTTCATTCCTGGCAAATGCCTGAAGCTTCCCAGCAAGTGTTAATTGTgggaattaataaaaatatttaataaacattaatatttaataaacattaatatttaataaacatTAATATTTCCTTGAGCagacaaaattacttttttttgcctgtCTAAAGTCAAAGGAGCCCCAAACGTTACCCAAGCGCCCCCCCAGCCCAGGAGGGCTCTCCTGCCTCCAGATCCTGCCTTACACCCTGGAATTGCTGGAATTGCCCCCCCTGCAGGGCCCCGGGGGGCACTCACCGATTTTGAGGTCGCTGGGGAGCTCGGGGGGCACCTCCCTGAAGCTGAACGGGGACACCTCGCTCCACATGCGGAACGCGGCCGCCAGCCCCCGGCGCGTGGCCCTGGCGCTCAGCAGGTGCCGGGGGAAGGACAGGATCCTGCAGGACACACGGACACCCGGGGGTTagcggggcagggagggaggaatcTGACTCCGTGTGcttagaaggctgatttattattggattggattggattacACAGCACAGCCGGAGTCTTTAGCAGGGGGAGAGAGGAATGATGCATTTGGCTTCAGGTTCTCAGAAGGCcaatttattattctattctattctattctattctattctattctattctattctattctattctattctattctattctattctattctattttgttttttcttcaattcCAGTTTTCAGTCTTCCtcttattattctattctattctattctattctattctattctattctattctattctattctattctattctattctattctattctattctattctattctattctttttgttttttcttcaattcCAGTTCTCAGTCTTCCtcttattattctattctattctattctattctattctattctattctattctattctattctattctattctattctattctattctattctattctattctattctattctattcatttttgtttttttcttcaattccAGTTTTCAGTCTTCCtcttattattctattctattctattctattctattctattctattctattctattctattctattctattcatttttgttttttcttcaattcCAGTTTTCAGTCTTCCtcttattattctattctattctattctattctattctattctattctattctattctattctattctattctattctattctattctattctattctattaaattttttttctcttcaattcCAGTTCTCAGTCTTCCtcttattattctattctattctattctattctattctattctattctattctattctattctattctattctattctattctattctattctattctattcatttttgttttttcttcaattcCAGTTTTCAGTCTTCCtcttattattctattctattctattctattctattctattctattctattctattctattctattctattctattctattctattctattctattctattcatttttgttttttcttcaattcCAGTTTTCAGTCTTCCtcttattattctattctattctattctattctattctattctattctattctattctattctattctattcatttttttttctcttcaattcCAGTTTTCAGTATTCCtcttattattctattctattctattctattctattctattctattctattctattctattctattctattctattctattctattcatttttgttttttctgcaaTTCCAGTTTTCAGTCTTCCtcttattattctattctattctattctattctattctattctattctattctattctattctattctattctattctattctattctattctattctattcatttttgttttttctgcaaTTCCAGTTTTCAGTCTTCCtcttattattctattctattctattctattctattctattctattctattctattctattctattctattctattctattctattctattctattctattctattctattctattctattcatttttgttttttctgcaaTTCCAGTTTTCAGTCTTCCtcttattattctattctattctattctattctattctattctattctattctattctattctattctattctattctagtCTATTctattcatttttgttttttcttcaattcCAGTTTTCAGTCTTCCTcctattattctattctattctattctattctattctattctattctattctattctattctattctattctattctataattctattattttttgtttcctatTCCATTCTAATTATTAttcttccttttattctttattctattctattctattctattcatttttgttttctcttcaatTCCAGTTCTCAGTCTTCCTCTTATTCTTCATTCTGTTCtgttctattccattccattccattccattccattccattccattccattccattccattccattccattccagttattatattaaagaacacagcagggacacccagcacaCCTGGGGTGTTTATCAGGTGCCCCCTGGCAGGCAGgaaagatgaatctgactccatgttcttagaataCAATAGAGAacatctgactccatgctcttagaaggataatttattattttataatattatataatataaaagagcacagcagggacacacagcacacCCTGGGGTATTTTTGAAGTGCCCcctggcaggaaggaatgaatctgactccatgttcttagaaggataatttattattttatgaaggaatgatgaatctgatcCATGTTCTCCTGTGGCTTTCTCCACCTTTGGATTCTCATTGTCCTGTGGCTTTCCCCACCTGCTGCTGACCCCACGGGATCCCAGCAGCCGATTCTTACAAAAACCACAGGGCCAAGACCCAAAAGCACTGGACATCCCAGGAGAATCCAGGCCCCAGGATGGTTTTGGATAGAGCAGGAGAAGGCCCCAGGGTGATTCTGGGGCTGTTCCAGTTCTTACTTGTAGGTGAGGTTGAAGTGGTCCCACCTGAGGTGCCCGGGGGTCAGGGTGTATCGCCGGCTgcgctgggcaggggctgggctgggcacagctgggcctggCACATCTTCCTTAAAGACAAAACACGACATGGCAGACACTCCAGGACACCCAGGACAGCTGATGCCTTGAGATTTAGCCTTTATATTTATCCTTTATATTTattctttatatttatttagCCTTTATTTCTCAAATGCTGCACTGCATCACTCTGAATTCCATAATAAAGTCTTAGTCAGTGTTTGCACATTTTgtcagacacaacaattcctccaGGCCTGAGATCCAAGGACACCCCACACAGCCTCAGGCCCTGAAAAGTATaaataaaagcataaataaaagtataaaattaaatttcgGGGGAGAATTGGGGTGAATGatttcattacctgaagctgcaATTGGAGGATTAACCCCTGATATGTAAAAGGACCAAATTTCAATTGTGTGAACAACTTGTGACCATCACCCACCCTGGGCTGGAAACCCAGAGGTTTCTGAAAACCCTCAGAGGTTTTTCACTGCCCAAGGGGCACCTCTTGAAGGCCTTTAGTAAATCCCAATTTATTCTCTAAAAGCCTCTGTTCTGCAGAATAAAAACCTCCATGTAGCAAaacctggggctgggagcagctctggctctgcctgaGGGGTACCCAAGGGATGAGACCAGCCCAAAACATCctaaaacatccccaaaacagcccaaaaCATCCCAAACCAGAGAAAAACATCTCAAACCATCTCAAAACATCTTAAAACATCCCTGCATCATCCCAAAACATCCCCAACCAGCCAAAACCATCCCAAACCAGCCCTGCATCATCCCAAACatcccaaaccagcccaaagcAGTCATGCATCAtcccaaaacatcccaaaaaatcctcaaaacaTCCCAAAACATCCTTGCACCATCCCAAACATCCCAacccagcccctctcctccttGAAATGCAGGAATGAGCCCTCAGGAGGCTCCTGGCCACcgccagtgctgcagctctgcctggaaaGTTCTCATTTCCTCCATCACTGCCCAGAGTAAATCTGAGCAATGCCTGAAACAGGGAACTCTTTGTGCACGGAGCTCTGAAATGCCCCCAAAGCCTGGAGTGCCTCTaaagcagggagcagcccaggacCTCCTGGAATTGGGAGTGACACGTCTGGCTCCAGCTGGAAAAGCCTTTAAAACCTGGAGGGAAATGAATGGGACCCAatctgggattttttgggagtTTTCCAACTCTGTCTCCCCTTTTTTGGGGCTAAAACATTGAAAATTGGGCTCTAGAGGCATCAAGGCAGTGGCCAAACCACATTCCTGGTGTCACCAgggcctggagagcacaggaACTTTCCATGGCTTGAAAGGCTGGAAAAAtctcctgcccatggctggcagCCCCATTTCCCTCTCTTCTGACCAAATCTCAgcattttcctctcctccaaggagggatttcagattttcctgcagctgagaccagcagcagctttgtgaGGACAGACATTTTGTgcaaatttatatatatatatatatatatatatatatatatatatatatatatatatatatatatatacacatatatatatacacatatatatacacatatatatatacacatatatatattaatatataatatagctattttacattttatatttcatattttagatttatattacatattatagattgcatattatatattacattttatatataatcAATCATACATTATAGATTATAGATTATATACTATATGcattatatataatgtaataggtaatatatatattctattacATACATTATACATATAAGagataatatataatatgtattatctattatatatattttataaaatacattctatattagaatatagaatatagaatatattatactatatttatataatatataatatacaacaTATAATAGATAagacattatatattatatattatatattatatattatatattatatattatatatcatatatcatatatcatatatcatatatcatatatcatatatcatatatcatatattgATGTATCATATATTGATGTATCATATATTATTTGTtctatttaatgaaaataattaaattccaGCCCAGGGGGAGccctgagctctcccagcccctgggcaccagcagagaacaattccagccaggaagagcctgctggctcctcctcctgcagggaacactgcagccccaggggagAAAAGTGGCTTTATTTTCTATAACTACTGAGAATAAAAGCTTCAGGCCATTAGTGCTGAACAGACAAAgcgaaaaaattaaaataatatgtgACTTCTGCTTAAAATCCAAAGCAGAGCATCAATCACTGCTGGatgagaggagctgcagggctgagcccaaccctcctgcctgggctctgctcgttttaaattaaaatatttgacaTTAAAACATTTATCTGTTCAGATACTTCAGATCTATTTGTCCACAGACCTATTGAGACTAGACATTTAGATATTCATCTAGTCAGATCTTTATCTACTTAGATCTATTTGTCTCTATATCTATTGAGATCTCTTTATCtatttagattaaatattttgaCATTTATCTATTAAGATATTTATCTATTTAGATCTGTTTTGATCTATTTGTATTTATTGAGGTCTGTTTAGATCCATTTGTCTATAGATCTATTTATCTATTGAGATTAGATATTTAGACATTAACTGTTTGGATACTTATCTATTTAGGTTTGTTTAGATCTATTTGTCTCTAGACCTATTGAGATCTATTTATCTATTTAATTATTTAGATACTTATCTATTAAGATATTTATCTATTTTGATCAATTTGTTTCTATTCAGTTCCGTTTAGATCTATTTGTCTATAGATCTGTTTATCTATTTAGATATATTTATCTATAGACCTATTACACATATTTATCCATTTAGATTAGACACTTGTCTATCTATTTAGGCATTTAGACCTTTAGTTATTTAAACCTTTAGACATGTAGATATTTAGGTTTCAGCCTCTAACCAGAGCACACCTGCACCTCTCCTGGaccccccccctcccctcccaggcATTTGAGGCTCagatccctcctcctcctcctcctcctcctcacctgaatttcctgcactgcagctccagctggaaattccacagctgccagcacagccaggatgggGAACAGACACAGGATCCCCAGCGaggtcctgcagcccctgctcctcttGTGCTCCAGGCTCGGGGAGCTTCTCCTGCCCgcagggagctgctcagccccGTCCATGCCTTCTCCAGGGCTTTGGAAGAGTTTTTGGGGTCAGGAACTCAAGGCATTCCCTGCACAGAAAGCATTTGTGATCCTGGAGCTCACAtttgtgagcagctgctgccagagctgtgcacacaagcagaggagtttcaaaatgccctaaaaaaaaaaaaaaaaaaaaaaaaaaagaagaaaagaaaaaaaaaaggatttttttaaaaaggaaaaaaaaaaaagcagacttTACATTAAGCCTCTTTGCAATGTGCCAAAGATTCTCTCAGGCTCTGCCAAGTGGGATCGAGTTACTGCAGCTGAAATTTGGGCTggcccgggagcagcagcaaagtgaAACAAGCTGGGCTGGACATGAACTCCTCTCTTTAACTCTGTGAGCAATCTGCAGCTCTCAGCTTCGTgcaatgagggaaaaaaactcaaataaaacCGGGGGAGAGGGCAGCAAGAGGAATGCAGAGGAATCAGCCCCTTGGAATGTGTCGCTGGGGATGCTCCACGTCATTTGTCACAGCTGTCCCGGGTGAAAAATGAGATGCTGGGAGAGCAGGCTGGGCTCTCTCTGCTTGGGAAAGCGCTCAGAGAGATGAGAAACTCCCACAGAAATAAAGAGCAGCCCCTCTTGCAGCAaacctggctgggagctgcaatTTCTGCTGGGCTTGGGTTGTTCTGGTGTCACGCCGGGTTTGCGTCCCAAAGAGGCTCAGAGGGTTTGCCTGGGATGTTCTTTGAGGCATCTCCAGATCCATTCAGGGCTTTTTGGAAAAGCTCGCTCAGAAATTCTCAGGTTTTCAGAGAGAGTTGAAAAATCTCACTCGGAAATTCTCAGGTTTTCAGAGAGAGCGGAAAAAGCTCACTCAGAAATTTTACGGTTTTCAGAGAGAGTTGGAAAAGCTCAGaaattttcaggttttcagaGACAGCTCAAAAATCTCACTCAGGAATTCTCAGGTTTCAGAGAGAGTTGAAAAAGCTCACTAAGAAATTCTCAGGTTTTCAGACAGCTCAAAAAGCTCACTGAGAAATTTTTAGGTTTTCAGAGAGAGCTGAAAAAACCTCACTCAGAAATTTTCAGGATTTCAGAGACAGTTGAAAAAGCTCAGaaattttcaggttttcagaGAGGGCTGAAAAACCTCACTCAGAAATACTCAGGTTTTCAGACAGCTCAAAAAGCTCACTGAGaaattttcaggttttcagaGAGAGCTCAAAAATCTCACTCAGAAATTCTCAGGTTTTCAGAGACAGCTGCACTTTTCTGTCTCACCCTGAAGTGGGGTGAACTCAACCCCAGTTCTGCTCTCTCAGAATTCTGCAGGAATTTTCTCCCCAGTTCCACCAGAAATGTCAGGCAGGGGGAAGGCCATGCAAAAATTCCTTGGGGGCATCTGAGGCGTTCGAAGGGTTTCAGAAAAGCTTTGtaattttaataaatgaaaaatgctcGAATTGGAATTTTTTCCACCCTAGTTCATGCGCTGTTTTATTAGTTTCATATATTTGCAGCCTCAAGCTGGCCTGGAGCTGTCAAACAGCTCAGGAGAAATCAGGCCAGGGAGTCTGGGTGTGCAATTCCATGAACATTTTCAATTGTCACCAAGACAAACCACCGCAAAAATCTGAAAACCAACAGGAAATCCAACAGTAAAAGGGCAGAAAATTGCAGCAGTGGTTCAgacacaggaaaaggaaaggataaGGAGGGACAGGCAAGGAAAGGATGGTCAGAATTCCAGAGGGGAGGAAGAGCAGAACCCCAGGGTCCAGAGctctccctcagctgctttccagggatggttcctccttccccagcagctctgtgcctgtgcaCGGCtctgaaaaatgcaatttttttgcatttggaGCTCCACACAGATGCAAACTCAGCTCTTTTGGTGGTTTGAGCTGCAATCACAGCACCAAGGGAGAAACTCAACTGAGCTATGCCTGAATTCTCAGTTTCTTTTAGAGCCTGCAGAGgacagaaaaatgctgatggaGAGGGGAATCTTGAAGGAAAAACTTGCCTTGAAATGGGGCTCCAGACCTCCAGCCAAGAGCTCTTCTCCAGCAAGGCAGCCCTggattgaaagaaaaatattgttatcaaccccagagctggaaggaCATTGAGCTTCAGTCCCAGCTTCAGGGGCctctcccagagctggaggactcagcagagcaggagggagattTCAGTTCATGCACTGCAcaccctgctctcctcctgctgcagcagagcagggcacttTAATCCTGATTTGGGGAAGTTTAAACCCAATTTAGGGCAGTTTAATCTAATTTAGGGCAGTTTAATCCTGACCAGGGCAGTTTAATCCTGACCCAGGGCAGTTTAATCCTTATTTCGGGCAGTTTAATCCCAATTTAGGGCAGTTTAATCCTGACCAGGGCAGTTTAATCCTGACCCATGGCAGGGCTTTGTCCTGCACCTTGGACAGGCACGATTAAACTGGGTTTATaaaccagcactgggcaggTGAGGAGATTTGCCCAAGGTCCATGTGGAATCTGGCAGGACCTAAAAGCCTCCAAGCACCCACTTAGTGCATTATTTTTGTAGCACTCACTCACTTTTGTGGCACCCATTTTTGTGGCACTCGCCCATTTTTGTGGCACTAATTTTTGTGGCACTCACCCATTTTTGTGGCACTAATTTTTGTGGCACTCACTCATTTTTGTGGCACTCACTCATTTTTGTGGCACTCACCCATTTTTGCGGCACTCGCCCATTTTTGTGGCACTAATTTGTGTGGTACTCACCCATTTTTGTGGCACTCACCCATTTCTGTGAAGAGAAGAACCCAAATTTTGAGCAGAGCTTGGGGACTCACGCGAGCACAGCCTGAGGGGAGCAAGAATTCCCTTCATGAAGTGAAAGTTTTTTGTGGAATCCATCTCAGCACAGCTGAGTGAGCGCACAGAGCTTCAGCAAAGTGCATTTTCAGTGTTCCTGAACGCTTCTCCACGCAGCCACCGAGGGTGAGCAGggccaaggaaagctctgtgaCTTTTCCATGAGTCACAGACGACTCTGAACGGGAAGAGCCCATCGTGCTGCACACGATCTGGTTTATCCTGTGCTGCCCGAGTGGGAACCTTGGCTGCAGAGCTGATCCAAACCCTCTGGGACATTGCAGGATCCCCTGTCAGGTTATCctgaggagggagggacagaagGCAGAGCAGAATTTCTTGGAAAGCACTTTGTGCCCATCCACAGGGAAATCCAGCACATCCAACCCCAccagagcctggctgcagagagctctgcagaatTACTTGAGTTCAAGCCAAATATTTGCTGAGAAACCAGCTGAGCACCGAGGCCAAGACAAACCTCAGTTTTTAGGGCAGTGAGAGTCAGCTGAGGATCCAGAACTCCCAGACGCAGCCTCAGGAAATCCTTGCTGAGCTCTCCTGGTGAAATCTCTGCTAAATCAGAGATTTAGAACCCTTTGGGATGCTCCCACACCTTCCCAGGGTCTGCAGTGCAAATATTCGGGTTGGGCTCTGTCAGAACCCAGGGAATTCCtcggggggctcagagaccccagcacagagccccagaccCCCCTGCCTTTGATTGACCCCtgggaaaaaacaatcaccaaccttatgtgaagaattacaagtcaagaaAGTTTAAGAAGAATCATAGTTTGTCATGGagtgaaaaatagatttgtgGGGGTTTTTAGAATCAGGACCCCAAGAtggaagatctgcaagccatgaaaGTTTAAGTGGAATGATAGGGAATTTAGCACAgggtgaaaaaatagattttttttgaggtttttagaatgggggtgCAGGGGTCCCAAGATGGAGAAATCTGCAAACCAGTGCAGATCTGCAACTAAACAAAAGTTTAAGtggaatgatagtgaatttacatagggtgaaaaatagattttttgggggggtttttagaatggggattcaggggacaagatggagggatctgggtgtgtccagcctttctccttctccttggcctccatcttctgggt
This genomic interval from Melospiza georgiana isolate bMelGeo1 chromosome 22, bMelGeo1.pri, whole genome shotgun sequence contains the following:
- the MMP23B gene encoding matrix metalloproteinase-23, which translates into the protein MDGAEQLPAGRRSSPSLEHKRSRGCRTSLGILCLFPILAVLAAVEFPAGAAVQEIQEDVPGPAVPSPAPAQRSRRYTLTPGHLRWDHFNLTYKILSFPRHLLSARATRRGLAAAFRMWSEVSPFSFREVPPELPSDLKIGFYSINHTDCLESLTHHCFDGTTGELAHAFFPPHGEIHFDDHEYWILGNTRFSWKKGVWLTDLVHVAAHEIGHALGLMHSLNPSALMHINATLTGRKSISQDEVWGIHRLYGCKDRLFMCPGWAKKGFCEERRKLMKKHCPATCDFCYEFPFPTVPPTLPPPRTKTKTVSEGRNVTFRCGQKIIHKKGKVHWYKDKELLEYSYPGYLSLNEDHMSIIANAINEGTYTCIVKKKERILTTYSWRIRLKH